A genomic region of Pyrus communis chromosome 14, drPyrComm1.1, whole genome shotgun sequence contains the following coding sequences:
- the LOC137714619 gene encoding uncharacterized protein, producing MDLLQQTRVENPSSGEGSIPKAMGRNKARRLKEKSKENDEYAAPHEVAASLRLIAEQTALEKREAAQSTRGFQIHYITEEEKQAAIAEYYAWEEQFSHLEEGSQLVLVVPDEKNIDKPVLDSVTDQLNTTPTSEEKSCCTGDHKQTDDKEKGPLCRICREGHHGLEYCPWRERVPMDATEVGKGFEITCHLCGSLDNKCKHNWSHAVEVFCRICNVEGDHSELECPKLPERAKDEARVEAKKAKKKAAKARARARAKALKDGQ from the exons atggatctccttcaacaaacaagggtagaaaatccttcttcgggtgaaggttccatacctaaggctatgggacgaaacaaggcacgaaggttgaaggaaaagagCAAGGAAAATGATGAATACGCCGCTCCACATGAAGTGGCGGCCTCATTGCGCTTAATAGCGGAGCAAACTGCCCTTGAG AAGCGGGAAGCAGCTCAGAGTACGAGGGGGTTCCAAATCCATTATATTACGG AGGAGGAGAAACAAGCCGCGATTGCAGAGTACTACGCAT GGGAAGAGCAATTCTCTCACTTAGAAGAAGGAAGTCAACTTGTGTTGGTGGTGCCTG ATGAGAAGAATATAGACAAGCCTGTTTTAGACTCTGTGACTGATCAGCTCAATACTACTCCGACTTCTGAGGAGAAAAGTTGTTGCACGGGTGATCACAAACAAACAGATGATAAGGAGAAGGGGCCTCTATGTCGAATTTGCCGTGAGGGTCACCACGGGCTTGAGTACTGCCCGTGGCGTGAACGTGTCCCCATGGATGCAACTGAAGTTGGCAAGGGCTTTGAAATAACTTGTCATCTTTGTGGTAGTTTGGATAACAAGTGCAAGCATAATTGGAGCCATGCTGTCGAGGTTTTCTGTCGTATTTGTAATGTGGAAGGAGACCACTCGGAGCTGGAGTGCCCAAAGCTACCAGAGAGAGCCAAAGACGAGGCAAGAGTGGAAGccaaaaaagcaaagaaaaaagcaGCCAAAGCCAGGGCAAGAGCCAGAGCCAAAGCTCTTAAAGACGGACAGTAG
- the LOC137715664 gene encoding C2 domain-containing protein At1g53590-like, producing the protein MDITEVSIIHHVGIVLCGLWLLSHYNCCYPVAYFLSLIYLYLVHERYLIRLRKKLQFEERQQANQRRVLSESETVRWLNHTIEKIWPICMEQIASQQILLPIIPWFLEKYKPWTAKEAVVQHLYLGRNAPILTEMRVVRQSTDDDHLVLELGLNFLTADDMIGILAVKLRKRLGFGMWAKLHITGMHVEGKVLIGVKFLRRWPFLGRVRLCFVQPPYFQMTVKPIFTHGLDVTVLPGIAGWLEKLLSIAFEQTLVEPNMLVVDMEKFVSPKQESWFSVNEKEALAHVKVEVIEASDVKAADLNGFSDPYAKGQLGLYRFRTKIQKKTLSPKWHEEFKIPILTWDAPNVLAIEVCDKDRFVDDALGDCSININDLRDSQRHDMWVPLQNIKTGRLHLAVTVVEDNVKGPEQSEVQEMVTLEDKRNSFASDANKSSFSSISSEKSNRVADNFEPIDVEGQKETGIWVHHPGSEVSQTWESRQGRSRLLDNEIPNDTGSRSSATYGSQNNDDSGMDKDPEEKRHMKGVRKGLNKFCAKFHRNSKKDLGTSSFKETARSESINLRGVHDNESGVKFIVEDDLSQPLSSKVPKEQDFTPAGGSGSDTPAKGKLRETKSFFKRNKKSDRKDFAKSQSDSLVVNGREILENLNSSDDDPPPK; encoded by the exons atggATATAACAGAGGTGTCAATAATACACCATGTGGGGATTGTGCTATGTGGCCTGTGGCTGCTTTCCCACTACAATTGCTGCTACCCAGTTGCCTactttctttctctcatttATCTTTACCTG GTTCATGAACGGTACCTTATCAGACTGCGGAAGAAATTACAGTTCGAGGAAAGACAACAGGCTAATCAGAGACgg GTGCTTTCTGAATCTGAGACAGTGCGGTGGTTGAACCACACAATTGAAAAGATATGGCCTATATGTATGGAACAGATTGCTTCACAGCAGATCCTCCTTCCCATCATACCTTGGTTTTTGGAGAAGTACAAGCCATGGACAGCC AAGGAAGCGGTAGTTCAGCACCTTTACTTGGGAAGAAATGCACCTATACTCACAGAGATGAGAGTGGTTCGCCAGTCTACTGATGATGACCACCTG GTTCTGGAGTTGGGATTGAATTTTCTTACGGCTGATGATATGATCGGAATACTTGCTGTGAAGTTAAGGAAAAGACTAGGTTTTGGGATGTGGGCAAAGTTGCATATTACAGGCATGCATGTTGAAGGGAAG GTCTTGATTGGAGTGAAGTTTCTTCGCAGGTGGCCATTCCTTGGCCGCGTGCGGTTGTGCTTCGTTCAGCCTCCATATTTCCAGATGACTGTTAAGCCTATTTTCACTCATGGACTTGACGTTACAGTACTCCCTGGGATTGCTGGATGGCTG GAGAAGCTTCTTTCAATTGCGTTTGAGCAGACACTTGTTGAG CCTAATATGCTGGTTGTTGACATGGAAAAATTCGTTTCCCCAAAGCAAG AAAGCTGGTTCTCTGTGAACGAGAAGGAGGCTCTTGCTCATGTCAAAGTAGAAGTTATTGAAGCATCTGATGTGAAAGCCGCCGATTTAAATG GGTTTTCTGACCCTTATGCTAAGGGTCAATTGGGCCTTTACCGGTTTAGGACTAAGATACAAAAGAAAACACTGTCTCCAAAATGGCATGAGGAGTTCAAGATCCCCATTCTTACATGGGATGCACCTAATGTGCTGGCTATTGAAGTTTGTGACAAGGACCGATTCGTCGATGATGCTCTTGG CGACTGCTCGATTAACATTAATGATCTTAGAGACAGCCAGAGACATGACATGTGGGTGCCTCTTCAGAATATTAAAACCGGGAGGCTGCATCTTGCCGTAACTGTCGTTGAAGACAATGTGAAG GGACCTGAGCAGTCAGAAGTTCAGGAAATGGTAACTTTGGAAGATAAAAGAAATTCATTTGCCAGCGATGCTAATAAAAGTTCCTTCTCATCTATATCATCCGAGAAGTCTAACAGGGTGGCAGATAACTTTGAGCCGATTGATGTTGAAGGGCAAAAAGAGACTGGTATATGGGTTCATCACCCAGGAAGTGAAGTTTCACAAACTTGGGAAAGTAGACAAGGAAGGAGCCGACTACTTGATAACGAGATTCCAAATGATACTGGCAGCCGTAGTTCAGCTACATATGGATCCCAAAATAATGACGACAGTGGCATGGATAAAGATCCTGAGGAGAAACGGCACATGAAAGGAGTTCGCAAGGGACTAAATAAGTTCTGTGCGAAGTTCCACAGGAATTCCAAGAAGGACCTGGGTACAAGCAGCTTTAAAGAGACTGCTCGTTCTGAAAGTATTAATCTTAGAGGAGTTCATGACAATGAGAGTGGGGTGAAATTTATTGTGGAAGACGACCTTTCTCAGCCTCTTTCTTCTAAGGTTCCGAAAGAACAGGATTTCACTCCTGCAGGAGGGAGTGGTTCAGATACCCCGGCAAAGGGCAAGTTGAGAGAGACGAAAAGTTTCTTCAAGCGTAATAAAAAATCTGATAGAAAAGATTTTGCAAAGTCTCAAAGTGATTCTTTGGTAGTGAATGGAAGAGAAATTTTAGAAAATCTCAACTCTTCTGATGATGATCCTCCGCCCAAATAG
- the LOC137714620 gene encoding NAC domain-containing protein 41-like, producing MAGYYQVPVGYRFMPRDDELLLDYLRPRLDGQDYPKGIVHDCDLYGLEEPSDIWRRLNRASHEGHECTDDKDIYVFTTLNLKAPNGSRFCRTVGTTGGTWKGEDAGKKIYASGIKHAIGFRKRFTYRNKGSPQNDHWIMHEFHLDPSLLRNKRHQEKNIVLCILRRKDDISKKRKLEERDNYEENAANHFQPQTLNAINVGDYNNAPSYMEQIAFDHSQPLALTATTIGDYSNDPRYPEENAANHFQPQEFDAATIGDYSNAHWYTEQNATDHFEPHDEAHNATNEDLTTALRRMEEILMSGFRG from the exons ATGGCTGGTTACTACCAAGTTCCAGTAGGGTACAGGTTCATGCCTCGAGACGACGAACTACTTCTTGACTACCTTCGTCCCAGACTTGACGGACAGGACTATCCCAAAGGCATTGTTCATGACTGTGATCTCTACGGTCTTGAAGAACCATCGGACATATGGAGACGTCTTAACCGTGCATCACATGAGGGTCATGAATGTACAGATGATAAAGATATCTACGTCTTCACCACACTCAACTTGAAGGCTCCCAATGGCTCGCGTTTTTGCCGAACAGTTGGCACCACCGGCGGCACTTGGAAAGGCGAAGACGCCGGCAAGAAAATCTACGCTTCTGGGATTAAACATGCTATTGGCTTCAGAAAAAGATTTACGTACAGGAACAAAGGATCCCCACAGAATGACCATTGGATTATGCATGAGTTCCATCTTGATCCATCTTTACTACGAAATAAACGTCATCAA GAGAAGAATATTGTTCTTTGTATTCTTAGAAGAAAGGATGACATATCAAAGAAAAGGAAGTTGGAGGAACGAGATAACTATGAAGAAAACGCAGCTAATCACTTTCAACCTCAGACGCTTAATGCTATAAATGTTGGAGATTACAATAATGCCCCTAGCTATATGGAGCAAATCGCATTTGATCACTCTCAACCTCTAGCACTTACTGCTACAACAATTGGAGATTACAGTAATGACCCTAGGTATCCAGAAGAGAACGCAGCTAATCACTTTCAACCTCAGGAGTTTGATGCTGCAACTATCGGAGATTACAGTAATGCACATTGGTATACAGAACAGAACGCAACTGATCACTTTGAACCTCATGATGAGGCTCATAATGCTACAAATGAAGATTTAACTACTGCCCTTAGGCGTATGGAGGAGATTCTTATGAGCGGTTTTCGAGGATGA
- the LOC137714622 gene encoding pentatricopeptide repeat-containing protein At3g14580, mitochondrial-like encodes MLDEFPKQRCEPYTLTFSTLMRGLCVNGKVDEAFGLLKRMENEGIDPDTIMFNILIAGLGKRGRFDQGIKLLEEMKFKGCDPNPGSYQEVLYCFLDAQRYVEAKGFMRWMISKGVGPSFASYKALIHGLCKENLVQDVDWGLKQMIYDKVFFRRWGCGGRFSKACLQRRAAIAVYHVRKL; translated from the coding sequence ATGCTCGACGAATTTCCTAAGCAGAGGTGTGAGCCGTATACGCTGACCTTTTCAACACTTATGCGTGGTTTGTGCGTCAATGGGAAGGTGGATGAGGCTTTCGGGTTGTTGAAGAGGATGGAAAATGAGGGTATCGATCCAGATACCATCATGTTTAATATATTGATAGCAGGGCTTGGAAAGCGAGGGAGATTCGATCAGGGGATTAAACTTTTGGAGGAAATGAAGTTCAAGGGGTGTGATCCGAATCCAGGGTCTTATCAGGaagttttatattgttttcttgatgcaCAGAGGTACGTTGAGGCCAAAGGGTTTATGAGGTGGATGATCTCTAAGGGTGTTGGTCCGAGTTTTGCATCATATAAGGCGTTGATTCATGGGTTATGCAAAGAAAATCTGGTGCAGGATGTGGATTGGGGTTTGAAGCAGATGATATACGACAAGGTTTTCTTCCGAAGATGGGGATGTGGAGGCAGATTCTCAAAAGCATGTTTGCAGAGAAGAGCAGCCATTGCTGTATATCATGTGAGGAAATTGTAG